The following are encoded together in the Macrobrachium nipponense isolate FS-2020 chromosome 14, ASM1510439v2, whole genome shotgun sequence genome:
- the LOC135226149 gene encoding testis-specific gene A8 protein-like, protein MLRANSLTRYHGRILDALRRTVHAREPPGVASACIVGPSTQNVPSTNIHTSVASFDKNKKTKTPKPTLTKKVPTPEVKKAAAKVAGWKDSWDIPKGGAAAGNKAAKGGTLQDIIAKDPKIILAATKGPAASSDSDGPASKKSPKKKEAAPPPAAPEAAAAAPEAAAAAAAPAAPEAAAAPAAPEAAAAPAAPEAAAAPAAPEAAAAPAAPEAAAAAAAPAAPEAAAAPAETAAKTPTCS, encoded by the exons ATGTTGAGGGCTAATTCGCTCACAAGG TACCATGGGCGCATTTTGGACGCACTAAGAAGGACAGTACACGCAAGAGAACCACCCGGTGTCGCCAGTGCCTGCATTGTAGGACCATCCACCCAAAATGTTCCGAGTACCAACATCCACACATCGGTCGCATCGTTCGACAAGAACAAGAAGACCAAGACTCCTAAACCAACTCTAACCAAGAAAGTCCCCACTCCCGAGGTGAAGAAGGCTGCGGCCAAGGTCGCAGGATGGAAGGACTCGTGGGACATCCCGAAGGGAGGAGCCGCAGCAGGCAACAAGGCCGCCAAGGGCGGGACCCTCCAAGACATCATCGCCAAAGACCCGAAGATCATATTGGCTGCGACTAAAGGTCCAGCAGCGTCATCTGACTCGGATGGTCCGGCGTCCAAGAAATCCCCAAAGAAGAAGGAAGCAGCACCACCACCAGCAGCTCCTGAAGCGGCTGCTGCTGCCCCAgaagcagcagctgcagcagcagccCCAGCTGCCCCTGAAGCAGCAGCAGCCCCAGCTGCCCCTGAAGCAGCAGCAGCCCCAGCTGCCCCTGAAGCAGCAGCAGCCCCAGCTGCCCCTGAAGCAGCAGCAGCCCCAGCTGCCCCAgaagcagcagctgcagcagcagccCCAGCTGCCCctgaagcagcagcagcaccagctGAAACAGCAGCCAAAACACCCACTTGCTCCTGA